One Spinacia oleracea cultivar Varoflay chromosome 4, BTI_SOV_V1, whole genome shotgun sequence DNA segment encodes these proteins:
- the LOC130459502 gene encoding late embryogenesis abundant protein 7-like: MASTQQTQEMNQQAQEISHKANQQTQEISHKANEKTQEISHKVNEQTKEISHKANDAATQAQEKSEGVMAQVSTAASGTAQQATQILQQTGEQVKSLATGAADVVKNTLGLNTTPTDAPVSRELADVTAAVADSVTPDNAPSNPDATTTTTSNPTESTTATTTSPENLKN; this comes from the exons ATGGCAAGCACCCAACAAACTCAAGAAATGAACCAACAAGCTCAAGAAATTAGCCACAAAGCCAACCAACAAACTCAAGAAATTAGCCACAAAGCCAATGAAAAAACTCAAGAAATTAGCCACAAAGTCAATGAACAAACTAAAGAAATTAGCCACAAAGCCAACGACGCCGCTACCCAAGCTCAG GAGAAGAGTGAAGGAGTTATGGCCCAAGTTAGTACTGCAGCATCTGGAACTGCTCAACAGGCCACTCAGATTCTTCAACAG ACAGGAGAGCAAGTGAAGAGCCTTGCAACAGGAGCAGCTGATGTAGTGAAGAACACTTTGGGGTTAAACACAACCCCAACTGATGCACCTGTCAGCAGAGAGCTTGCTGATGTCACTGCCGCCGTTGCCGACTCTGTCACCCCTGACAATGCACCCAGCAACCCTGacgccaccaccacaacaaccagcAACCCAACTGAATCCACCACTGCCACCACCACTTCACCAGAAAATCTAAAGAATTAG